GAGATTTTAACGACAAAATGATTGCCATCCATGAAGCGGTGGGTGCAACCTTTGGCAAAAAGCATTTAACAATGCGTTATATATTTAAATAGCCCGGCGTAAACCGGGCTATTTAATTTATGCTGTTACTTTTGAGTGTCGAAGTTCTTCAAATAGCTCAATTACTTTTTTCTGCAAATCGATTACTTCAGTTTCGCGGTCCATTAAACGCTTGTTAACTGTTTCAAGCTCGTTAACAAACTTCTGATCCTGTTCGGTATCGTTAAATGTTAGTAGCTGAACCACTGTCATTTCAAAAAGGTTAGCAATCTGCTCAAGCCTTGAAAGGTTGATATCTGTGATCCCGGTTTCGATTTTTGAAAAAGCGGGTATGGAAATGTCTAATCGCTTTGCAACATCCTCCTGGCTCCACCCCTTTTGATGACGTAATAATCTGATTTTTTTTCCAAGTGTTTTCATGTGAACTTAATTAATTGTGTAGGTTTCGCAAAAGTTAATTACTTTACAATAATATTTATTATCACGCTAATTATCAACTAATTTGCATAATTTTTTATTTTAAAGTGTAGTTAATTACAACCATTGGCAAATCCTTTAAAGTACTGTAAATAAATTACTCCAAAACATACCCACAACAGGGTATTTTTTAATTAAAATTCCCCGCTTACAATTCTCATCGCAATGTAATTAGCTGGCAAAAAACCGCAAAAAATTCTTCTTTTTAAAATTTAAATTACACTTTTGTACTGTAATATTTTTTATTACAGATAAATGAACGGACAATTTCAAATAGCAACCCACGTACTCACCCTGTTATGCAAACAACCGGGCCAATTGTTATCGTCTGATTATGTGGCCGGCAGCATGAATGTAAACCCCGTTTTGGTACGTAAAGAGATGCGCAAACTGCGCGCCTATGGCCTGATTGAAAGTAAAGAGGGTAAAGCCGGCGGCTACAGCCTGGCCTTACCGCCGCAAAAAATTACCCTGGCCGATGTTTATAAAGCTGTAAAGTTACCTCCTGCTTTGGGCCAGGCCAAAAACAAACCCAATCCGGATTGCCCGGTGGGCAGGCAAATCAATGCCCATCTTGACCATCTGGCCGATGATGTTGAGGCTGCCATCATCAAAAAATTAAGCACCATAACCATTTTTGATTTTGTAAATCAGTTCGACTAAAAAATTTTAAACAAAACTGTAACATATTTAATTACAATTAAAACAAACAACAACATGAAAATTGCACTGATTGGAGCCACCGGCTTTGTAGGAAAAGCTGTATTGAACGAAGCTTTACAACGCGGATACGAAGTAACCGCCATAGCCCGTAACCCCAAAACCGATATTGAAAGCGATAAAATCATCCTAAAAACCGCCGATGTTTACAATGTTGATGAACTAACCGAAGCTTTAAAAGGTGCCGACGCAGTGGTAAACGCGTTTAATGCCGGATGGACAAACCCTAACCTGTACAGCGATTTCATTAAAGGATCTGAAGCTATACAGCAGGCTACCAAACAAGCCGGCGTAAAACGCCTGTTGGTTGTTGGTGGTGCAGGCAGTCTTTACATAGCCGGCCAGCAACTGGTTGATAGCCCGCAATTCCCCGCCGAATGGAAAGAAGGTGCTACCGCCGCCCGCGACTATCTGAACATCATTAAAAAAGAAGAAGAACTGGATTGGACTTTCCTGAGCCCTGCCATCCACC
The sequence above is a segment of the Mucilaginibacter celer genome. Coding sequences within it:
- a CDS encoding helix-turn-helix domain-containing protein codes for the protein MKTLGKKIRLLRHQKGWSQEDVAKRLDISIPAFSKIETGITDINLSRLEQIANLFEMTVVQLLTFNDTEQDQKFVNELETVNKRLMDRETEVIDLQKKVIELFEELRHSKVTA
- a CDS encoding Rrf2 family transcriptional regulator codes for the protein MNGQFQIATHVLTLLCKQPGQLLSSDYVAGSMNVNPVLVRKEMRKLRAYGLIESKEGKAGGYSLALPPQKITLADVYKAVKLPPALGQAKNKPNPDCPVGRQINAHLDHLADDVEAAIIKKLSTITIFDFVNQFD
- a CDS encoding NAD(P)-dependent oxidoreductase, with the translated sequence MKIALIGATGFVGKAVLNEALQRGYEVTAIARNPKTDIESDKIILKTADVYNVDELTEALKGADAVVNAFNAGWTNPNLYSDFIKGSEAIQQATKQAGVKRLLVVGGAGSLYIAGQQLVDSPQFPAEWKEGATAARDYLNIIKKEEELDWTFLSPAIHLHPGTRTGVYRTGTDEPVFNDKHEHEISVADLAVAILDELENNRFVKRRFTVGY